AGGTTTGGTTTTTCCAAACCTTCACCGTTCACCTAAACCTTCACCGGGGAAGGAGGTGAGTGTGTGAATCTAAAGCGATTTGAGCCAGATAGGTACAAGGCTTTGGTGGTAGCGGCGGTTTGGGGGGAGAGGGAGAAGGTCCTTGCCCGGGGGGTGGGGACACTTCGGGAGGCTCGGGATTTTCTGGAGAGGGCCATGGAGGAGGGGGCGGATCTAGGGGAGATCACCTGGGTGGTGGAGGAGGGGGAGGATTACCTGGTGGAGCACAAGGTGAAGGTTTTCTTGCGGTAGTGGGAGGTGCTTATGACCGAGACCCGTGATGCGGTAGTGGTATTTCGGCACTGGAGTGGCAGGGTGGACATCCTGGGAGGGAAGGCTCTGCTAGTTGATGAGAAGGACCTCCTCTCCCAGGGGGCGGCCCTCTACTATCTCTACTACGGGGATGGCCGCTACGAAGTGTACGAGGAGGCTTTCCTGGCTACCCTGGCCTTGTGGTACGCCAGCCAAACCGATAGCGGGGCCTATTTGGAGGTGGTAGACCGAAACGGCTACACCATCGCTGTAATAGGCCTTTAGGGGCAAAAAGAGACGGCTGGGGCCAAGGCCCCAGCCAATCTCTTTTAGTGAGGGGGTGAAAGGATGAAAGAGATTTACGAGCAGCTAGCCCAGCCTTTCCCACCCCAGGAGGTGGGGTGGAAGGTGCAGACCGTTAACCGGGACCGGACCCGGGGCCTGGTGGTGGCCTACGTGGACGCCCGCACCGTTTTGGACCGTTTGGACGAGGTGGTGGGCCCCGAGGGTTGGCAGGATGCCTACGAGGTCCTGGCCGACCGGGAGCACAACGGCACCCGGCTGGTGGAGGTGAAGTGCCGCCTCACGGTCCTGGGGGTGACCAAGGAGGACGTTGGGGAAGGGGACACCCTCAAGGCCGCCTTCTCCGATGCCCTCAAACGGGCGGCGGTGAAGTTCGGGATAGGCCGCTACCTCTACCGTCTGGAGAAGACCTGGGTTCCCCTCAAAGACGGCCAGATTGAGGAAAAGACCCTGGCTAAACTCCGGAGCCTTTTGGAAGGGAGGTAGCCATGTACCTCATCTACCGAGGCCCGTATCCCGAGAGGATTTTCACCCACCTGGATGAGGTTCCCGAGGGGGTGAAGGTCTGGTATGCCCCTGAAGAGGATCTTCTGGTCCCCGTGGTACGGATTGGGGATCGCCTGTTGTACCTGGAGCCGGATGGGGTCTATCGCTACTTCGTGCCCTACGAATCCCCCCAGGAGTTTACCCTTCCCCAAGGAGTAGGGGATGCCCTGACTGTCTTCTATGACCCTGACGGACCCAGGTTTGGTCTGGAGCTTTACCTGGGCCAGAAGTTGGTGGCCCAGGAGGTTCTCCACGAAGGACCCCTGGCCTTGGAAGCTTTACGAAGTGTTTTCGGCAAGCGAGGTGAGGAGTAAACCACCCCACGCCTAAAGGCGGGGGCTTTCCAAGGGAAAACGATGCAGAGAAGACACCCTCAGAATCCGGGCCGGTTTACAACGGCCCATGCCCATCGAGCCAGCTCTCCGGGCAATGTTATGGGCAGCCACCCAATCCGCATTATGCTGAAACCCGCACGCCGTGCAGCGGAAAAGGGCCTGGCTACGCCGGTTGCCCTGCTCGGTGTGCCCACAGCGGGGGCACTCCTGGCTGGTGTGCCTCGGGTCTACCGCCACCACTCGCACCCCCTTGAGGGCCGCCTTGTACTCCAAGAGCGAGCGGAAGCGGGCGTAGGGCCACAGGTGGTGCAGGTGCCGGGCCTCCCGGCCGCGTTTGGTGGTACGGCTCCTGAGGTGGGCCAGGTCCTCGATGGCGATGGTGTCGCCGGGTTCGAGGCCATCCAAGATGCGTCGTGTCAGGGCGTGCAGGGTGTGGTTCACAAAACGGGCCTCCCTTCCCCTAAGCCGTTCCCAGAGGCGCTTCACGCCTTTGGTGCGTTCGGAAGGCCGGTCCAGTTTGGACCGGACTTCGGCCCGTTTTCTCAGGTAGTGCAGACGCTTACCCCTAAGGGGTCCGCCGGAGAACCGCACCCCGCTGGAGAGGGTGGCCAGGACCTTCTGCCCCAAATCCACCCCCACCACCTTGCCCCCGCCGCTGGGGGGCTCTGGGGTCTCCACCCGCAGGATCAGGTTGATGTACCACTTGCCCTTCGGCCCCCTGGTGAGCACCCCGCCCTGCACGCTCCTGGCCCGCTTCAGCACCCCCCGCTGGTAGTTCCCCAGCTTCATCGGGACGATCAGGCGGCCTGCGGTGGTGGTGAGCGAGACCGACTCACCCCGCAGGGAGAGGGTGCGCTGGTCAAAGGTAGCCGAGGTGGGCTGGTAGAACTTCGCCCGGCTGCCCTTCTTGCGCCCCACGCGGGCAATCGCCTGGACCGCCAGGTTAGCCGAGAGGCCCATCGAACGAAGGTCGTTATAGACCAGGCGATGCAGCTTGAACCTGCGGAACTCCCCACGCTCCTTGGCCACCCTGAGCGCGTGGTTGCAGCCCTCGGCGAACAACCGCACCGTCTCTTCCAAAGCCGCCGCCTGTTCGGGAGTGGGCTTCAAGGTGCAGCGGAGGGTAAGAGTCTGCATAAAAGCATTATAGCACATCATGCGAAAGGAGGAGCGGCGCTCCCCCCCATGCCTGAAGGCAGGGGTATCCGCGCCGCAAGTTACCGATGAGGGTGGAAGAGGTCCTGGACTTCATTGAGGGTACGGCTCGCCTCCTGCGTCTGGAGGCGGTTAAGCTTCTGGAGGCCTTTCGGGACAACCCCAAGGACTTGCGAAAGCATCTGAGCCGCCTTAGGGAGTTGGCGGAGGAACTCCACCGTATCCGTGAGGCCCTCTACGCCTTGAATGTGGAGGTGCGCAGGCCTTACGAGGACAACTCCGCCGAGGCTTTGCGGCGGGAACTGTTCTGAGTTTCATTAGCGGAGGTGTCGAGGAAGGTTAAAGGCAAGCACGGCTGGGGCCAAGGCCCCAGCCGATCTCCTTTTACAGAAAAGGGAGGTAGCAGGTGGGGAAGAAGAAGGTTGTGGGCCTAGCCGGAGACGACTGGTTGGTACTTGAGGCCATAGTCCTGGTGGACGCTGATTGGTTGGAGGTCAGGAAGGAGGAAAAGGAACCTGACCGCATAGCCTCGGACCTTTGGGAACTGGACTCCGTTATCCGGTTGGATACGGAAGAAGTCTAAGGGGGTGAGGGAGGCAGGAAATGCAAGAAACACTTCAGGCGCTGAAGAAGGCCATAGAAACCCATGCCCAGGCTGCTGTAGAAAGGCTTAGAGAAAAGGGGGGTGTGGGGGGCTATAATCCCCCGGTTTTCAAACCAGGGATACATGGACCCCCCCATTGTCCAGCTTTCGGCGATAGGTGCTCCAACCTAGAACCGCGGTCACGAGCAAAAGCCCGTATCTTGCAGCCCAGTTCTACAAGATAGCCTTACGGCTGACCAGAACGGGGAGACGTCACAGGTGAAGAGGTTAAGGGTGGCCTCGAGAAAAACAGGGGTATAAAGGTCGCGGGGAAATGGGCATCCCCCATTTGGGGGATGCGGCACCAGAATCCTCCCGCTACTATGACCCTTGTGAAGGGGCCGGGCCTTACCCTTTTGGAGCTCTTGATCGTGTTATCCGTGCTGGCTATAGTGGCCGGTATCGCGGCCTTGGATGTACGTCCTCTCTACGATCCCCTACAGGATAGTCTGGCCCGTTCGGAGGGCTACCTCAAAAATGTTCGTGCCAAGGCCATGGCCACCACCTCCGCTTACCAGGTAATCCTTGAGGGAAATAAGCTGAAGGCTAGATATGCTAGCAGGTGCAGTTCGGATCTCACTTTCACCACGGATCCGCAGTTAGTCCAAGAGTACCCCTCTGGGATAACGGTGCTGCTCAGCCCCGCCGATGCATTTGTCTGCTTTACGAGCCGAGGGACCCTAGTCTTTACGACCAACACACAGAGCTTCTCTGGAAACCCCCAGGTGCAGCTTCGCGATTCTCGGGGCCGGGTAGCCCGGTTAGAGCTTCTTCTGGGAGGGGGGGTGGTGCGCAGATGAGGGTGCGGTCCCCAGGTGCCCGCCGAGGGTCTCGAGGGCTCACCCTGATAGAGGTTCTCGTGGCCTTAGCCATCTTGGGGCTAATAGGTCCCCTGGTGGGAGCCTTCATCGCCCACCTGAACACTAATACCCGCTCGGAGCTGCGCAGCCAAGCGGTTACCCTAGCCCAGGAGCGCCTTGAAAACCTGAGGCTCCAGGACCCCCAGACCATGCCCCGATCTGGATGCACCAGCGAGACCAAGACCCGAGTATCGAGGACCTTCACCGTGCAAACCTGTTATTGTTCCCAGGCCAGCTTGTGTGGGCCAGGAGCCCGCTTCATTGAGGTACGGGTGTACCTGGGCACAGGAACATCAGGCACGCCCCTTTACGGGGTGGCCACGGTATTTACCCAGTTCCGTTAGGAGGGAAGCATGGAGCGTAAGGGAATGACCCTGGTGGAGCTGCTGGTGGCCCTAGCTATCGCTGGGATCCTCTTAGCCTTGATCCTCCCCACCGCCTTAGGTAACCGGCGGCTCTATACCCTGGATGTCCAGCGCACGGAGGTTAACCAAAACCTGCGGGCGGGTTTGGACTTTATAGTGGCCGATGTCCGCCAGGCGGGTGAGCGGCTTCCGGTGGATTTTCCTGCCATACAGGTCCAGCAGAGCAGTTCGGGTTCCGTGCTGATAATCCGGCGAAACCTGTTGGATTCCGTGTTGACCCTTTGCGACCGGATTGACGGAAACCAAGACAATATCCCTGTGGCCGTGAACACACCGGGGCAGCTTAATCAGCTTCCCAACGACCTTCAGGGTGTATGCGCTTTCCGGGATGCCGATAGGAATGGGATAGATGACCGCATCGATGCCTTTAGGGCCTTTAGGTGCAGTGTAGACGGGGACCCTCAATGCTCTACAGGAAACAACCGAGAGGCCGTTAGAATCTACATCTACGACCCAATCAGCCAGCAAGGCGAGTGGTTCGTCTATGATGCGGAGGATAGCTCTGGGGTCAAGATTCACAAGGGGAATCGGGAGAGATGGACACGGGGCTACAGCCCTGGGGCCCGAATCTATGCCCTGGAGGAGCGGAGGTACTACAGGGATGGGGATCTTCTGGTGCTTTTGGAAAACGGCCAACAGCCCGCCAAGGGAATTGTGGCTGGGGTGACCTACTTCGGGGTGAGAGCTCAGGCCAACGGTAACTGGTATACCACGTTCCCGCAAGTAAACCTCCATTGGAAGACCATCGAGACCCTGGAGCTCACTTTGAGGATAAGGTCCGGCAACATTGAACGGGAACTCAGCACCCGAGCGGTGCCCCGTAACGTGTTCTCCCAGTAGGAGGTGGCGATGCGCCAAGGATTTGCCCTTGTAAGTGTTCTGATACTGATGGTGGTCCTGATGACCCTCCTTACCGCCTACATGTTTACCACCCTTACCGAACTGAGGACCACCGCCTCAAGCGCCAGGCAGACCACCGGTTTCTACGCCGCTGAAGCGGGATTAAATCTGCGGGCTGAGGAGATCCGCCAGCGGTTCCTGGGCTTCAACCGTCCCCAAGGGACCAGCCCCTCAACCCAGGGACCATGCCAGGGAAACAACCAGGGAAGCGGGGACTTTCAATGCAAGTCTTACACCATCTCGGGCCGGACGGTGCGCACTTACGTTCGTGAAGCCCCGGGCAATCCACAGAATGTCACAATTCCCCAGGGTGAGCTGTACGAGGGGCTAGATGCCCAGGAGTACCGGTATCACCTCTTCTCGGAAGCCCTAGGGCCCGATGGGCGCACGGAGGCCCTATTGGAGATGGTCTTCAAGTCCCGCTTGGTACCCATGTTCCAGTTCGCGGCCTTCTACAACAAGGACCTGGAGATCCTACCAGGTCCCTCCATGACCCTTGGTGGTAGGGTGCACACCAACGGCGATCTTTACCTCGACGCAGGTAACAATTCTATTTTAACCATTGGAGGCCAAGTCAGTACAGCGGGAAGCCTTTATCGTGGAAGAAAGGATAACAATACCTGTACAGGAACGGTTGAGGTGTACAGGAATTCCCAGGAAAAGGGTACGTTGGCCTGTGGTGGTGGAGGCCAGCGCCGGGCCTACGGTCAAAATGATCTCACCTGGTGGAATGGCCGAATCCAGGTGGGGGTTAACCACGTCACAGTCCCACCACCTGACGAGCTTGACCCCATACCCGGGAAAACCTACTGGGACAAAGCCGATTTGCGTATCGGCTTGGACCTTACGGGATTAATTCCTTTAGTAAGGGTCTACAGTGTGTCTGGAAACGCTACGCTGGAAAACGTAGTGGCCACATCTGCCTTGCAGGCGTGCAATGCTGTGGGCTACTCGGGTAACACCTTTTACAACAAGAGGGAAGGCAAATACATTAAAATGCTGGAGGTAGACCTCGGTCGCCTGTTGGATTGTATACACTCAAACACGGGGGCTTTCGGGTTCTCCCTTGACGACGATACCGAAGGGGGACTGGTGTTTTTCCTTACGGTGTTTGGCCCAGATAGTAACCATATTAACAATTACGGAGTCCGCATTAAAGGGGGAAGACGGATAGCCTCGACTATCTCCGGAGCGCCAAAGCCTAAGGGTTTGACGATAGTCAGCGATCAGGCTGTTTATATTCAGGGGGACTTCAACAAAGTGGATTGGGTTCCGGCGGCGGTGTTGGCGGATACCATAAACATTTTGTCTAATAACTGGAGCGATAGCAACAGCACAGGGGACATAAGCAGTAGAATCGCTACTGATACAGAGGTAAACGCAGCCTTTTTGGCTGGAACGGACATCACGGGAGGTGCGGAGGGTCCAGCCGGTCAAGACAGGGGCAACTACAATGGAGGTCTGGAAAACTACCCTCGCTTCCACGAAAACTGGACCAATAAGACCTTCACCTACCGGGGTTCCTTTGTCAGTTTGGGCACCCCTCGCAAGACCAACAGCCCCTGGCCCGGAACGGGAAGAGTCTACAACCCTCCCATCCGTAACTGGTCCTTTGATACGCGTTTCGCTCAGGGGCAACTTCCGCCCCTTTCTCCCCGGTTTGTGTATCTCAAACAGGAGCGCTTCATCAGGGATTTTGAAAGAAAGTCATCTACCTCGGACTGAAGTCCGAGGTAGATGACAAGACTAGCGCCTAGGCCTAACCAGAAGGGTTCGGATAAACCAGCGTAGGCCATAACTACGGGCGTAGCCCGTACTTTGGATGTGAACCCTACCCTCTATTGGTTGCGCCTTCCTCCTGCGAATAAACTTAATCATGCCCCCATGGTAGGGGATCCGCTGGGGAAAGACAAGGAACCGACTGTAGTCGGCCAAAAGCATGGAAGCATTCAAGTGGGGTTTGGTTTTCCTGATGGTATTGGACCATTTAGCCTGGGCCTGGGGCTGGCCCTCGGAATGGCGTCTTCCGGGTCGCCTGGTCTTCCCCGGCTTCGCCGCCCTCATGGCCCACCACCTGGCCCAAGGGGTACCCCCGGAGAAATACCTCAAGCGCCTCCTACCCTTTGCCCTGGTGGGCCAGGTGGGGTATAGCCTCCTTTTTGGCTCCTACATCCTTTGGCCCCTCAACGTCCTCTTCACCTTTCTGGGAGCAGCACTGGTGGCCTCGGGAAAGGCCTACGGCTGGGTGGTCTCCCTCTTTTCCGAGTTCCCCCTGGGGGCAAGCCTGGCCCTGACTGCCCGTGGAAAATCCCTCCTGGCAGCTTTTGGGCTTGCTTCAAGCGCTTTTCTCATGGGCTGGTCCCTCTGGGTAGCCTTGGTTCAAGGAATAGCTTTCCTGGGCTTTCTAACCCTCATACCCCACCTCCCCAAGGGAAGACGCACCCCCTGGTGGAGCTTCTACGCCTTCTACACAGGACACCTCCTGGGACTATACCTAGTTAAAGCTCTACTACGGTAGGATAGAGACGTGAGATGGATAGCAGTCTTTCCTCTGGTGGCGATAGCCTTGGCCCAGGGTTTTCCGCTGGAGAATCTCTATGGGCCTTTTCGGGTTAAGGAACTTCTCCTGCCCAATGTGGTGGTCCTGGAAACCGGCCACCGTTTTCTCCTTGGAGGGATAGAGTTGCCGCATTGGGCAAGGGAACGCCTGTTGGAAAACCAGCTCAGACAGCGCAAACTCCCCCTTGGGCTAAAGTCCCGTGCAGCGGAGGCTAGGCTTTGCACTCAGGGGTTTCTCTCTCGGGAAATCTACCTGGAGCTTGAGATGTTGCCGGAAACTCCCCTTGTGTACCTCTATGTACCTCAGCTCCAGTCTCACGAGTTGATCCTTGAAAGGCCTGCTTTCGTTTTCCAGGGGCATCCCTTTGACAGCCTCAACTACATCTGGGTCCGGTCTGGATGCGCCTGGGCCACGGGCCAGGGGAGGTGGGCCGCTCTTTTCGCCGAAGCACAAAAAGCCGCCCAAGAGGAACGCATAGGGTTGTGGCGACCCTGACCAGGGACAAGCAAATCCCCCCACCGGGTTCAGTGGGGGGGTGGCCCTTACCTCAACAGAGCCATCGCAAGAGATAGGACGAAAAGCGTGCCGATGCCGCTGGCGAACAGTATTCGCCCGAGATTGAGATTCACTCAGATCACCTCCTTTCTTTGAGATTCAGCAGTAGTATACCATGGTGGTGAAAATATGGTAGTGAAGAATCGGGATCAGGAGAAGTTGTATAGACAGGACTTGGCTTTTGCTGGTGCGGGGTTGCTCCTAAAGGGAAGGGTCAGGGAGGCCTTCAGTTTTTTCCTGGCTTCGCAAGCTCTATATTCCCGACAGCTTCTTGAGGTGGTGGAGGAGGTGAGGAGGGGGAACCTTGAAGAAGCGGTCTGGTTGAGTTTTGGGTACACGCATCATCCCACTCTGGAGAAAAGACCGGTGTATGGTCCTCCACGGGAAGGGTGGAAACCTGTGTGGGAAATCATGAAGCGAGAAGCGCAAGATAATCCCCATCTCAGCTATGACTCCACTCTTCTTTCCCGTTTTGCCTACACCGTTCACTTAGGGGAGCTGACGGCTTTTTTGGTGGTGGACGTGAGGAAGGGTTTCCCCACAGCTTTGGAGGTAGCAGAGAAGATTCTTGAGCATCGTCCCCTCATGGCTAAATACGGACTACTTCAAGTGAGTGGGGCTTTACCTGGTCACGGCTGACCGAGTGAGGCTAGGATAGGAGATGGATTATGTGGTCCCCGGTAGAGGTGTATCTCCTTTTGGCTTTGGGCACTCTCCTGGCAGCTCTTGGCTTTGCTAGAGAAGCTTCCACTCAAGCTTTTGTTCCCATGGCCTCCATCGCTGCCCTTGGATACCTCCTGACCTGGTCCTTTCTCCGCACAGGGAAACCGGCCTTCTTCAGCACAGGGGCTGCGGTGGTGGCTTCCATCACCTTCGGCGTTCTCCTCCTCACTGTCCTTTTCCTCCTTTTGGGGATGATGGTGGTGCGCCCCTTTGAACCTTTCCTTGCCCTGGCTTTCCTGGCCCTCCTACCCCTCACAGCCATGGTCTGGCAGACCCTAAGGGCCTACCGCTTGGGCCACGGCTGGACCCTTTGGCAAAGGGCCGCAGCCCGTTCACACTATGCAGAAGGTCCTGGGGTGGGTAGGGTATCCTTGCGAAAGGAAGCGGAGTTGGATTTCCAGGAGTTGGAAAAGACCCTGAAGGCCAGGGTATTGGGCCAGGATGAGGCGGTAGAGACCATCCTACGAGGCCTTAAGCGGAAAGCGGCGGGGTTCACACGCAGGGAAAAGCCCTTTTCCGCCATGCTCCTGGGTCCCACGGGCACCGGCAAAACGGAGCTGGCCAAGGCTTTGGCGGATGCCCTGGGAAGGCCCTTAATCCGCTACGACATGAATGCCTTCGGTCAGGAACACACCGCTTCCGGTCTGGTGGGGTCTCCACCTGGTTTTGTGGGTTCGGAAACTCCGGGAAGGCTCTACGAGGACCTCCTTCGGGCTCCCGATGCGGTGGTCCTCTTTGACGAGATGGAGAAGGCCCACCCCTTTGTCCTGGACCCCTTGTTGCAGCTTCTAGACGAGGGACGCTTCCAGGAGCTTTCCCGAGGCCTGGTGGTCCAGGCTCCGGAAGCCATTCTCCTCTTCACCACCAACCTCTTGACCGATGTCCCCGAAGGGGCAGATCTTCGGGGGCTTTTGGTGGGCCGTGGCCTCAGACCGGAGCTGGTGAACCGTCTGGACGCAGTGGTGGCCTTCCGCCCCTTCACCCGGGAGACCCTGGAGGCTTTGGCCCGGAAAACCCTTTCCGATTACCTGGAGACCTGGAAGAGGGAGAAGAAGCTTTCCTTCACCCTAAGGGTGGATGACGCCGTTTACCGGCGCCTGGTGGACCTTTGTGACCTGCGCTTCGGTGCCCGGGACCTCCAGCGGGTCATGGAAAACACCGTGGGCGATGCCCTGGCGGAGGCCTACCTGGCCCGGGGTGGTAAACCCTTCTCTAAGCTGCACCTCTATGTCCAGGGGGATGAACTGGTGGCAGAACTATCGTAGAGGTTCATTTGGGGTAGGGGCCCCAAAGACGATGGCCCAGGATCTGCCCAGCGTTCCACAACCCCCCCACCAGGTGCCCGTTGCCTCCGATTACGAAGGCCAGGGCGTAGGAAAGGATGGGGTCCTGGGTGATGCGCATCAGAAAAAACGCCTTTAAGGACAGCAGGCCCGCATCCACCAGCAATATTCCCAGGGGACCGAGCATGGGAAAGGCAAGTGCCCTGGCATACAGGGGATTCCCTTCCCTGTATCCGAGGGCAAGACCCCGCAAGGTGGTCCAGGTATCCCAAAGGACGGCAGTTCCGTAGTAGACCACCGCCCAGTACCAGTTGGCCCGCAGAATCTCCGGATGGGCTAGGCCCAGGGCTAAGGTGTAGATGGCTAGCAATCCGATTAACAGAAGGGGCATAGGCGGACCAGGGGTCAGCCTATCAGACGGGCATCTACAAGCATCAGCTTCAGGTTGTGCAGCCCGCCCACCAGGTGAACGAAGCCCATGATGGTGGCCGATCCGGAAAGGCCAATCTGGGCGGCACTTCCCCCCACAACGACCAGCAGCAGGCTAAAGGCTACTGGTCCCCAAGGTCCCAGGCGAAACATAAGCGCCATGATGGGATTACCCTCCACCGCTCCCCGCTCCAAAGCCCACAGGGTGGTCCACAGGTCCAAGACCAGCCCCGCCAGGTATACATACCATCCCCATGGATAGCTGGGAAAGCCTAAGTGGAGGATCAGGTAACCAGCTAAGCCACCCATTATCCCTAACTTCCACCACCACATGCTTCCAGTCTACAAAAACAGCTTCCCCTTGGGGGGAAGCTGTATGGGAAGAGTTTCCGCAATAGCGGCACCTTCAATATAGCCCAGTTATCCCTGCTTGTAAAGGGGATGTTGCCATAAAGTCATGCCATGATAGAATCAAAGGCATGGGAAGAGTAGAAGCAAATCGTTGGACCGCCGCAATAGCGGCGGCTCTCGGGCGTGATCCCCGGACGCCCGAGGAGGGTTTGGCGGCTCTGGGGAACCTTCTCCGCTCCAACCCGGCGGAGAAGGAGAGGTTCGTAAGGGAGGCCCATGCCGCCTGGGTTGGAGGTGGCTGGGCGGTAAGGGGGGATACTACCCCTGGTGCGGAAAGGGCCTTGATGGCCCTCGAGGAAGCCACCCGACGCCTGGCGGAGCGCTACGGGTGGAGGAGGGAAGAGGGGGAGCTGGAGATCAGGCTGCCCAAGGAGGTAAGAGAGAGGCTGAGGGTGCTTCCCCGTGCGGCCCGGGGGGAAGGGGTTTTCCCGGTATCCCCTGGTGGCCTTTCGGCTAAGGCGGTATGGGCGGCAGCCTACCGCCTTCTCGGGGGGGAGCAGGTTATCCTGGTTCCCACGAAGGGGACCAGGGAAGAGACCCTCCTCCTCTCTAGGAGGAGGATTCTAGAGGGGGTGAAGGAACTCCTCCTGAAGAAGGAGGAGGAGAACACAGAGATGCCCTGGGGGGAACGGGTGCGTATCCTCCCTGGGGACCGGTGGGAGACACCAGGAAGACGGGAGCCCCGGTTGGAGGAGGCCATCCGTGGCCTCCAGGCCCAGGTCCTTGAATGGGACCTGGCCCGGGGAGAAGAGATGGTCCGGTGGGAGCATGAAGAGGTCCCCTTCGTCCTTGCGTGGGCCCACCGGGATCCAGAGAGACCTTTGCGCAAGCCCAGGTGGTCATACTCCACCTGGGAGTTGGTGGTGAGAGAGGGGGCGAGGGTAGTCCCGCCCACCTACGAGGAGGTGAGAAGGAAGTTGGAGAAGCCTTCCTGGGCGGCCATTCGCCTTCTGGGCCCGCTGGTGGCCTATGAGGTGAGTGCCCTGGGGTTTAAAGACCCCGAGGCGGCTTACCAGGAGGGGTTGCTGGAGGCTTTACGCATTTGGGACCGGCTGAAGAGGAAGGGGGGGGAGTTTAACCCCCTGCTTTTCTTGGTTCCCGAGCTCCGGAAGTATCTTCTGGAGCTTCGGGCCAGGGAGGTAGGGGTCTTTTCGCTCTCCCGAGAGGTTGCCCGCAAACTCCGGAAGTACTTCGCCCTGGTAGGCCAGGGTGAGTCTCCGGAGAAGGCCCTCAAGGAGGTGGGTTTGCCGGAGGAGCTGGTCGGGACGGGCCAGCTTTCCGGGGATGAGTTGGCGGAGGAGGGGGTGGAGCCTTCCAGTGAGGTGGACTACGACACCCTCATCCTCCGCAGCAGGGTGAGGGAGGTGAGAGAGGAGATAGGCAGATGGTACGGGGCCCCTGGACTCACCTTCGTGGATGCCCTCATGGATGGGGCATCCATTGAGGGCGCCCAGGTGGTGTCAGGGTTGAGCCCTCAGCTCGCCCAGCAGGTGGTGGAATACCTGCGGGCAGAGTTGGAGGGGTGGGGGGACTAACTCCCCCTAAGGGTTCCTACCCCCTGCCTGATTGCAGGCAGGGGTTTTCTCTTTTGGTCAGCCCGTAAGGGCTATCTTGGTTAGCCCGTAAGGGCTATCTTGGGGAAGGAGGTAGTAGCATGAAGGTGATGGAGACAGAGGTTCTCTTTCTTGAGGATGTCCTGGAGGATATGGCCAGGGAGCTCAAGGAGACGGTGAATGCACCAGAGGGTGCTCGCACTTACAGGTTATGGGGGATGGATACCCATGAGGTAGAGACGGCTTTATATGACATGATGAAACACCTTTCCCAGGAGGAGAGGGACCTCTTGCGCAAGTACCTGCCCAATATGGTGGAGACGATCCACAGGAAAAACTACAACGTGGTGGTTCTGTTACCCACGGAAAAGGGTCTCCACGCTAAGGGAGCCAACATAAGAATGCAGCGCATGGGTGACAGGATCGTATCCTAACAGGGTATGGCGTATCTCCTTGACACCCAGGACTGCTTTCACTCCGCGTCCTCCCTCCTGGCCTCCTCCCGGCGGTCCCGGATCAGTTCCTCCACCAGGCTCTCCCCGGGGGCCAGGTCCCGCCAAAGGCCCCTGGCCCGTCGGGCTATCTGGCGGAAGCTTACAAGCTCCAGCGTGCCCTCTGGACCCTGGCGTAGGAGAAGGCGCTCCCCCTCCTTGAGGCCCAAGGCCTCCCGCACCTCTGCAGGTAGGACCAGCCGGCCCTTTGACCCCAGTTGGACCAGGAAGTGGGTCTTTTCAGCAGTGACCCCCATACTTAAATGGTACCACACCCGGGGAAGTAGCCACCTTTAGGGGTATGGCGCTAGCCCTTCCCTCACGGGGCAAGCCCTGGACCCCCTCACCTCCCCATGACCACCTTCTCCAACTCCGCAAGGCGTTCCCTCAGGTCCACCAGCCTCTCCAGTAGCCGGCGGTAGCGGGCCAGGGTCTCCCGGTACACCTCGGGGCGGGTAAAAC
Above is a window of Thermus albus DNA encoding:
- a CDS encoding TraX family protein, whose translation is MEAFKWGLVFLMVLDHLAWAWGWPSEWRLPGRLVFPGFAALMAHHLAQGVPPEKYLKRLLPFALVGQVGYSLLFGSYILWPLNVLFTFLGAALVASGKAYGWVVSLFSEFPLGASLALTARGKSLLAAFGLASSAFLMGWSLWVALVQGIAFLGFLTLIPHLPKGRRTPWWSFYAFYTGHLLGLYLVKALLR
- a CDS encoding AAA family ATPase, with the translated sequence MASIAALGYLLTWSFLRTGKPAFFSTGAAVVASITFGVLLLTVLFLLLGMMVVRPFEPFLALAFLALLPLTAMVWQTLRAYRLGHGWTLWQRAAARSHYAEGPGVGRVSLRKEAELDFQELEKTLKARVLGQDEAVETILRGLKRKAAGFTRREKPFSAMLLGPTGTGKTELAKALADALGRPLIRYDMNAFGQEHTASGLVGSPPGFVGSETPGRLYEDLLRAPDAVVLFDEMEKAHPFVLDPLLQLLDEGRFQELSRGLVVQAPEAILLFTTNLLTDVPEGADLRGLLVGRGLRPELVNRLDAVVAFRPFTRETLEALARKTLSDYLETWKREKKLSFTLRVDDAVYRRLVDLCDLRFGARDLQRVMENTVGDALAEAYLARGGKPFSKLHLYVQGDELVAELS
- a CDS encoding DUF5658 family protein, with amino-acid sequence MWWWKLGIMGGLAGYLILHLGFPSYPWGWYVYLAGLVLDLWTTLWALERGAVEGNPIMALMFRLGPWGPVAFSLLLVVVGGSAAQIGLSGSATIMGFVHLVGGLHNLKLMLVDARLIG
- a CDS encoding AbrB/MazE/SpoVT family DNA-binding domain-containing protein, translated to MGVTAEKTHFLVQLGSKGRLVLPAEVREALGLKEGERLLLRQGPEGTLELVSFRQIARRARGLWRDLAPGESLVEELIRDRREEARREDAE